Below is a genomic region from Litoribacterium kuwaitense.
TATGTCCAACATTGAAACGATGAGGATGTGGACTTACTTTGAAGAATTTTCAAAAATCCGACGCTTTAAAACGTCTCCCTGACCAATTTTTTGCTGCTCTCGCTACTCGTGTTCGAGAAAAACAGCAATCTGGTGCCAACGTCATTAACCTTGGGCAAGGCAACCCTGACCAACCAACACCGCCCCATATTGTTCAAGCACTGCAAAACGCCGCCAGTAATCCTCTGTACCATAAATATCCCCCGTTTAAAGGGTTTGATTTTCTGAAGGAAGCGGTCGCCACTTTTTACGAGCGCGAATACGATGTCACACTCGATCCTCACCATGAAGTAGCTGTGCTTTTTGGCGGCAAGACAGGGCTCGTGGAAATGAGTCAGTGCCTGCTCAATCCAGGTGATACCGCACTCGTTCCGGATCCTGGCTATCCTGATTATCTTTCCGGTCTTGCATTGGCCGGGGCAAACATGCATACGATGCCACTGCACGCGGAAAATCGCTTCTTACCTGACTATACAGCGATCCCAGGTGATGTCCGTGAGCAAGCGAAAATGATGTTTTTAAACTATCCAAACAATCCGACAGGCGCGATGGCAGACACTCACTTTTTTGAACAAACCATCCAATTTGCTGATCAACACGACATATGTGTCATTCATGATTTTGCCTATGGCGCGATTGGCAATGAAGCTGAAACGCCGCGTAGTTTTATGCAGACGACGGGCGCGAAAGAGGTTGGCATTGAAATATATACTTTGTCAAAAACATATAATATGGCAGGATGGCGTGTGGCCTTTGCCGTTGGTCACCCACAAATCATTGAATATATTGAACTGTTGCAAGATCATTATTACGTGAGCTTATTCGGCGGCATTCAAGAAGCAGCCGCTACGGCTTTGCTCGACTCACAGGCGTGTGTCAGAGAATTGTCGAACATGTACAACAAGCGTCGAACAGTGCTTGTGAATGGCCTAAGAGGTGCCGGCTTTGAGCTTCCTGATCCACAGGGTTCGTTTTTCGTCTGGGTGCCGATTCCCGAGCCGTACACATCAAGTGTTGCTTTTAGCAATGACCTGTTAGATCATGCGCACGTCGCAGTCGCTCCTGGGGCAGGCTTTGGATCATACGGGGAAGGGTACATTCGGATCGGATTGCTGTCGGATTTAGAGTTGATAGAGCAAGCGATTGAGCGTATAGTACAGTTTAACAGAAGCCTAACGACGACGTGAGTGCAATACTTTGACAACGTCACTTATCCTTTTTATAATAAGATTAGGCTTATTTATTATAATAATTATAAACTGAAAATAAATATTAGGAGGTCGTTCGCATGAAATTAAGAGAAGAAATGCCCGAGCTTTCTGGAGCTACTACATGGTTCAACGGTGAAACAACAAAAGAAGAATTGATTGGTGACAAACCAACACTCATTCATTTTTGGTCAGTGAGCTGCGGGCTTTGTAAAGAAGCAATGCCGAATGTGAACCAATTCCGTGATGACTATAAAGATCAGCTTAATGTCGTCGCTGTCCATATGCCTCGTTCTGAAAAAGACCTTGATCTTGATCAAGTTCAAGCTGTCGCGAAAGAGCACGAGATTACCCAGCCGATCTTTGTTGATAATGAGCACAAACTGACGGACGCTTTTGAAAATCAATACGTGCCAGCGTACTACGTATTTGATAAAGAAGGCAACCTTCGCCATTTCCAAGCTGGTGGCGGCGGTATGAAAATGTTGACGAAGCGTGTGAACCGCGTTCTAGGTGAAGCTGGAGCGTAAAAATAGAGCTGTTCTTCCGAGATGGAGGAACAGCTTTTATAGTGTAGACAAAGTCTTTTTCCTGCATTTTTTTAGCTTCCGCTTAACCTTTTATCATTTTCAGCCTGGCTTGAAAACGCCTCTCAGCCTAGGCGCGAAGGCGAATGAAGACTCAAATAGCATTTTAACTCATGAGAGGAAGAAGAAAGTCAGGCAACGACGGATGAAAGCGTCTGTCAACAGGCTGAGCTGTTCCTCCAACACGGCGGAACAGCTTTTTCATCACCCTTCAACTTGGTCTTGCCGGCGCCGGCGAAGCAATGCATTAATTTCTCCACCTACTAAAATGACGAGCCCGGAAATATACAGCCACACCATAAGCACAATGACCCCGCCTAAGCTGCCGTATGTGCTTTGATAATTGTTAATATTATTTACATAATAGGCAAACGCTAAGGAAGAAAATTGCCACCCAATGGCCGAGAAGGCGGCGCCTGGAAGCACGTCTTTATATGAAAGTCGTAAGTTTGGCGCAGTCCAAAATAAAAAGGAAAACACGATAAATATAATCGCCGAGCTAAATCCCCAGCGCAATAACGCCCACACTTCAAGGAATTCGTCTGATAAATTCAAATATGAAAACAAAAACACTCCGATTTCTTTTCCAAATACCGGGAGTAAAAGCGCCACAATTAACACGAAGAACATACCTATGGTCAACACGATACTCAATGAACGTGCATATAAAAATGAGCGGTTTTCTTCAACCTCATACGCACGATTAAGCGCACGCATTAAACCATTTAAAGCAAGCGACGCACTCCAAAGCGCACCAATAATCCCGACTGAAAGGAGGCTTGTCGTATTGCTTGCCAAAATTCCCTCAAGATTGGTTTCGAGAAAATCAAGCGTATCGCCGGGCGCATAGCTAGAAATTGCTGCAAACACATCGTTATAATCCAATGGCAAGTAGGCCAGTAATGTAACCGCAAAAATAAGAAACGGAAAAATTGACAATAAAAAGAAATATGAGAGGGAAGCTGCAAGTGCAGGCAGCTCGTCCTCGCTAATTTTAACAAACAAATCTTTAAGAAACGTCATAGGGCACCCCTTTATTCGTTATGAATGACTTTGGTGTGACGCCTGATTTGTAGAAACACGTTTCTGGGTGCTATTCTTCATTTGTTCAATACGATCATTAATACTTTCTAAATCTTCAGCAACATTGTGTACCTGCTGTTCAATTTGCCGTAAACGGGCGGAAGTCTTTTGTACGAGGGTGCCTGGATCTTTTACAAGCGACTTCACTTGTTGAAAATTGGTACGGGCACAGTGGACAGCACTTGTGCGTGTTTGCTTTTGACATAACGCCGCTCCTAAGCCAGCTAATGCCCCATAGGCCATCCATTTTATGATTTTTTTATTTTCTGCTGTCGCCATCATCACATCATCCTTTATCATTTTTTTCTATATTTCGGCATGAATGGCTCGTTTCCCTTGTCGAACGAAATGCTCAAACACTGTACGAGCGCCCCTTTATTCGTTACGTTATCTTTATGTAATATGTCCGGTTTCTTGGCCCATCAAACTCACAGAAATAAATCCCTTGCCACGTCCCGAGAACGAGCCTCCCCCCATCGATAATGATTTGCTGCGAGGGCCCGACTGTACTTGCTTTTAAATGAGCAGCGGTATTACCTTCTGCATGTCGATACGCGCTATGATGCCACGGATAAACCTCATCCCATGAGAGCAGCATATCGTGAACGACATCGGGATCAGCATTTTCATTAATCGTCATCCCAGCCGTCGTATGTGGACAGTAAACGAGAACGATTCCTTCATTCACTCTAGCTTCTGTCACTGCCTTTTGCACTTCCTGAGTGATTTCAATCATCTCGTCTCTTTTCATTGTTTGAACGTTTTTTCTAAACAGCATCATCCCGCCTCCTTTTCCTTATCCCTATCATACCAAACAATTGTTGTATAATCCTGTACCCCGTAACAGCCCTAAGGAATCGTCCTTCTTGAACGACAAAAAGAGCCCTTCTTGAGAAAGGCTCAAGTGTAGGCAATTCGCTTGTCTTGCACCACACTGGCTAACGCAAATACGGTCTTCCTTTTGATCAACTAATCCTATTGATAGGAACGATGTTTTCGAATCAGCATATCCCCAAAACGATCAGAGCACCTGCTATCAGCAATGGATCTTTTATATACCAATATTCATATAATATCTGTTCAATCCAGTAATTATCGTTAATAGCAATTAAGTTACTCCATAAAACCATGTCCCACATGTATAGCGCCCCGCACAGTAATATTAGCCACCCTAGCCATTTCATTCCTAAGATCGGAGTGTCGTCGAGGGACTTTCCATCACGCAGCTTCTCAATGGTTCGACTTAAATCAATAGCCATATATACCCAAAAGAAAATAGCTAAGAAATTAGTCATATTGAGATTAGGAAATGTGGACAAAAAAAGAAGCAAACCAAACACCAGTGCAGCTTCCTTTCCCTTATTCTTCTGCCCAAGATAATAGTGACCTAATCCTGGGAAGAACAGAAGCACTAAAGCTGCTTCCTTCTGACGTGGTCTCGGCTTAGCAAAAAGGATGCGATCGTCCAGATCCTCTCCTTCAACCATTCGCTTGCGCATGTCCCTTGCGTCCGCAGCGGCAAACAGAAAGACACTGATGATGAATAAAAATGGCAGCCATGTCATTCCTCCTAAAGCAACGAACACAGCAATCATGAAGAGGGATACCCCTAAAGCTAAAAGGACAGACAATCCTCGATAATACATGCCGAGGGCAAAATGGGAGATGCCAGGGACAAAGTCGTTCCCGATTTCTCTCATTTCAAGAGAACCAGCAGGCTGCTTTTGTTTTGTTTCAATCGTTTCTG
It encodes:
- a CDS encoding TlpA family protein disulfide reductase, translating into MKLREEMPELSGATTWFNGETTKEELIGDKPTLIHFWSVSCGLCKEAMPNVNQFRDDYKDQLNVVAVHMPRSEKDLDLDQVQAVAKEHEITQPIFVDNEHKLTDAFENQYVPAYYVFDKEGNLRHFQAGGGGMKMLTKRVNRVLGEAGA
- a CDS encoding secondary thiamine-phosphate synthase enzyme YjbQ, which translates into the protein MLFRKNVQTMKRDEMIEITQEVQKAVTEARVNEGIVLVYCPHTTAGMTINENADPDVVHDMLLSWDEVYPWHHSAYRHAEGNTAAHLKASTVGPSQQIIIDGGRLVLGTWQGIYFCEFDGPRNRTYYIKIT
- a CDS encoding pyridoxal phosphate-dependent aminotransferase, with the protein product MKNFQKSDALKRLPDQFFAALATRVREKQQSGANVINLGQGNPDQPTPPHIVQALQNAASNPLYHKYPPFKGFDFLKEAVATFYEREYDVTLDPHHEVAVLFGGKTGLVEMSQCLLNPGDTALVPDPGYPDYLSGLALAGANMHTMPLHAENRFLPDYTAIPGDVREQAKMMFLNYPNNPTGAMADTHFFEQTIQFADQHDICVIHDFAYGAIGNEAETPRSFMQTTGAKEVGIEIYTLSKTYNMAGWRVAFAVGHPQIIEYIELLQDHYYVSLFGGIQEAAATALLDSQACVRELSNMYNKRRTVLVNGLRGAGFELPDPQGSFFVWVPIPEPYTSSVAFSNDLLDHAHVAVAPGAGFGSYGEGYIRIGLLSDLELIEQAIERIVQFNRSLTTT
- a CDS encoding YihY/virulence factor BrkB family protein; its protein translation is MTFLKDLFVKISEDELPALAASLSYFFLLSIFPFLIFAVTLLAYLPLDYNDVFAAISSYAPGDTLDFLETNLEGILASNTTSLLSVGIIGALWSASLALNGLMRALNRAYEVEENRSFLYARSLSIVLTIGMFFVLIVALLLPVFGKEIGVFLFSYLNLSDEFLEVWALLRWGFSSAIIFIVFSFLFWTAPNLRLSYKDVLPGAAFSAIGWQFSSLAFAYYVNNINNYQSTYGSLGGVIVLMVWLYISGLVILVGGEINALLRRRRQDQVEG